The genomic interval CCGCGGCCAGGTTGACCAGACGGCCGTCGGCCAGCACGTAGATGCGGCGGCCGTTTTCGAGCAGGTACTCCTTGTTGTTGGGCCGCACTTCACGCACGCGCACGGCCAGCTCGGCCAGTTCCTTCAGGTTCAGTTCCACGTCGTAGTGGCCCGTGTTGCACACGATGGCCCCGTCCTTCATTTTCCGGAAGTGGCGGCCGCGGATCACGTCCTTCATGCCGGTGGCCGTCACGAAGATGTCGCCGATCTCGGCGGCCTCGTCCATGGGCATCACGCGGAAGCCGTCGAGCACGGCCTTCAGGGCCGCCGTGGGCTTCACTTCGGTGACAATGACGTTGGCGCCCATGCCACGCGCCCGCATAGCCACGCCCCGGCCGCAATGGCCGTAGCCGGCCACCACGAAGTTTTTGCCGGCCAGCAGCACGCTCGTCGCCCGCAGAATGCCGTCGATCGTGGACTGGCCCGTGCCGTAGACGTTGTCGAAGTCCCACTTCGTCTCGGCGTCGTTGACGGCAAAGACCGGGTAGAGCAGCTTGCCATCGGCGGCCATGGCGCGCAGCCGCTTGACACCGGTGGTCGTCTCCTCCGAGCCGCCGATGATGTGCTGCGCCAGGTCCGGGCGCTTGTGATGGACGGTGAAAATCAGGTCGGCGCCGTCGTCGAGCGTCAGGTGCGGGGGCTTGTCCAGCGTGCGCTCGATGCTCCAGTAGAATTCTTCGACGGTCTGGCCGTGCCAGGCGTAGATCTCGACACCGGCCACGGCCAGCGCAGCGGCGATGTCGTCCTGCGTCGAAAGCGGGTTGCAGCCGCTCCAGGCCACCTCGGCACCGCAGGCTTTGAACGTCTCGATCAGCACGGCCGTCTCCTTGGTCACGTGCAGACAGCCGGCGATTTTGTAGCCTTTGAACGGCTGCGTCTTGCTGTAACGCTCGCGCAGGTGCATGAGCACGGGCATACGGCTTTCGGCCCACTCGATCCGCTTCCGGCCCGCTTCGGCCAGGCTCAGATCCCGCACCTTGTAGGCTCCTTCCTTGTAGTCCATCGTCCCGAATGCTTTGAGTGAATTCGTTTTCGGCCAGCCTCT from Rhodothermus marinus carries:
- a CDS encoding adenosylhomocysteinase, translating into MDYKEGAYKVRDLSLAEAGRKRIEWAESRMPVLMHLRERYSKTQPFKGYKIAGCLHVTKETAVLIETFKACGAEVAWSGCNPLSTQDDIAAALAVAGVEIYAWHGQTVEEFYWSIERTLDKPPHLTLDDGADLIFTVHHKRPDLAQHIIGGSEETTTGVKRLRAMAADGKLLYPVFAVNDAETKWDFDNVYGTGQSTIDGILRATSVLLAGKNFVVAGYGHCGRGVAMRARGMGANVIVTEVKPTAALKAVLDGFRVMPMDEAAEIGDIFVTATGMKDVIRGRHFRKMKDGAIVCNTGHYDVELNLKELAELAVRVREVRPNNKEYLLENGRRIYVLADGRLVNLAAAEGHPSEVMDMSFANQFMAHLMLVEKHKAGEKLPPQVIDLPEELDQEIARIKLETMGIRIDTLTDEQRAYATDYTAGT